From a region of the Methylomonas rapida genome:
- a CDS encoding HDOD domain-containing protein gives MFWKFFKSPAAPKQAETLPHNDLPPALALDFLQQLIPIGKLPAAELLALNASLRSFEPGQIIFKRGESTESLSYLYSGNVFLESANGSGYSVEEKTFKAYYPLSAHAEHQFSAIAKSHSQIAYLPLSALQHGAQTALVNNPLINEDDIPPGLSNSEFFTGFCAAFRRDDLQVPTLPDVAIRLRRALQQDIGIADAAKIVNLDSVIASKLIQVANSPLYRAINPISNSHDAINRLGLRTTQNLVTSISLHSLFRSNNKQLHNRVQQIWKQSIQVASLSHTLANLTRTINPDEALLAGLTHNIGALPIITYAENLKSTPYTEQDLDATLLVLQGLVGNYILKKWAFPEHLQQIPNQSSHWYHDDNPILQPGDIVLLARFHALLGGPSGQKLPPLHTLPAFTKLGERALTPDMSLQALQEAKQQIAEAVSFFRS, from the coding sequence ATGTTCTGGAAATTCTTCAAGTCACCCGCGGCTCCCAAGCAAGCGGAAACCCTCCCTCACAACGACTTGCCGCCCGCCCTGGCGCTCGATTTCTTGCAACAACTGATACCCATCGGCAAACTGCCTGCCGCCGAACTGCTTGCGCTAAACGCCTCACTACGCAGTTTCGAGCCAGGCCAAATCATTTTTAAACGCGGCGAAAGCACGGAGTCCCTGTCTTACCTTTACTCAGGCAATGTCTTCCTCGAGTCAGCCAACGGCAGCGGTTATAGCGTAGAAGAAAAAACCTTCAAAGCCTATTACCCGTTATCCGCCCATGCCGAGCATCAATTCAGCGCGATTGCCAAATCGCACAGCCAAATTGCATACCTGCCCTTGTCGGCATTACAACACGGCGCTCAAACAGCCTTGGTCAACAATCCGTTGATCAACGAGGATGACATCCCGCCGGGCCTGAGCAATAGCGAATTCTTCACCGGTTTTTGCGCCGCCTTTCGCCGGGACGACCTGCAAGTCCCTACGCTACCGGATGTAGCAATCAGGCTTCGCCGCGCATTGCAACAGGATATTGGCATAGCCGATGCCGCCAAAATCGTCAATCTCGACTCCGTCATCGCCTCCAAACTGATACAGGTCGCCAATAGCCCGCTGTACCGCGCGATAAATCCAATCTCGAATAGCCACGATGCGATAAACCGTCTAGGCCTGAGAACCACGCAAAACTTGGTCACCAGCATCAGCCTGCACAGCCTATTCCGCAGCAATAACAAACAACTGCATAATCGCGTACAACAGATTTGGAAGCAAAGCATTCAAGTCGCCAGCCTCAGCCACACCCTGGCCAACCTGACGCGCACAATCAATCCCGACGAAGCGCTTTTGGCCGGCTTAACGCACAATATCGGCGCCCTGCCGATCATTACCTATGCAGAAAACCTCAAAAGTACCCCTTATACCGAGCAAGACCTCGATGCAACATTGCTGGTCCTACAAGGCCTTGTGGGCAACTACATTCTAAAAAAATGGGCTTTCCCCGAGCATCTGCAACAAATCCCCAATCAGTCCAGTCACTGGTACCATGATGACAATCCGATTTTGCAGCCGGGCGACATCGTTCTATTGGCGCGTTTTCATGCGCTCCTCGGCGGCCCGAGCGGGCAAAAACTTCCCCCGTTACATACATTACCCGCCTTCACC
- a CDS encoding HDOD domain-containing protein: MASIKAFFNKDQSDTPGPRFGDKVSPEILAKLFPVRTFSEEIRQSFAEQNHVELISAGTTLFTIDSPADCAIYLISGIISFTDQNGRSYEIKADSAQAKFPICSGAKHTTTAVAQTDISILKVSLNIMSTCNRFQHRAIEIPENARDNRLLALFVDHYQNHELEVPSLPEVALKLRQAIEKDVNLEDAVKIIQLDPVISAKLIEVANCPLYLTVVPARNCLEAVNRIGLNATRNLVIALSIRQVFKSKVPQIKLRLERLWKQSLYLSTLCHVLAATSQQANPEDALLAGLICDIGAIPFLNFAANLPADFIIEDEIKRALSLVSGVVGATVLKEWQFADEFIDVALNSKNWYQNSTNELSLTDIVVLARLHGLIGKHGNGELPAITAIPAASKLKGMALSPENTLSILHDAKAKIHAALTIFSTRV; this comes from the coding sequence ATGGCTTCAATAAAGGCGTTTTTCAACAAAGACCAGTCAGACACGCCCGGACCGCGTTTCGGCGATAAAGTATCGCCCGAAATTCTCGCCAAACTGTTTCCTGTCAGAACCTTCAGCGAAGAAATCAGACAAAGCTTTGCCGAGCAAAATCATGTGGAATTGATCTCCGCCGGCACCACGTTATTTACGATTGACTCGCCGGCGGATTGTGCGATTTATCTGATCAGCGGCATCATCAGCTTCACGGATCAAAACGGCAGAAGCTATGAGATCAAGGCTGACAGCGCTCAAGCCAAATTCCCCATTTGCAGCGGCGCCAAACACACAACCACGGCCGTTGCCCAGACCGACATCAGCATCCTCAAGGTTTCGCTGAACATCATGTCCACCTGCAATCGCTTTCAACACAGGGCGATAGAAATTCCGGAAAATGCTCGCGACAATCGTCTGCTGGCCCTATTCGTCGATCATTATCAAAATCACGAGCTCGAGGTGCCCTCACTGCCCGAAGTCGCATTGAAATTGCGCCAAGCCATAGAAAAAGACGTCAATCTTGAGGATGCCGTAAAAATCATTCAATTGGATCCGGTGATCTCCGCGAAACTGATCGAGGTCGCTAACTGCCCTTTGTATCTGACGGTCGTTCCGGCCAGAAATTGTCTGGAAGCAGTCAACCGCATAGGCCTGAACGCCACGCGCAATTTAGTCATCGCACTGAGCATCAGGCAAGTTTTTAAAAGCAAAGTGCCGCAAATCAAGCTCCGCCTCGAAAGACTGTGGAAGCAAAGCCTGTATCTATCGACCCTATGCCATGTACTGGCGGCTACCAGTCAACAAGCCAATCCCGAAGACGCTTTATTGGCTGGCTTGATATGCGATATTGGCGCAATCCCGTTCCTTAACTTCGCTGCCAATCTGCCCGCGGATTTCATCATCGAGGATGAAATCAAGCGGGCCTTGTCTCTGGTAAGCGGTGTGGTAGGCGCTACCGTACTGAAGGAATGGCAATTTGCGGATGAATTCATCGACGTTGCCTTGAACTCCAAAAACTGGTATCAAAACAGCACCAATGAATTATCGTTGACCGATATCGTGGTATTGGCGCGCTTACATGGCCTGATCGGCAAACACGGCAACGGCGAATTGCCGGCAATCACGGCCATTCCGGCGGCCAGCAAACTCAAGGGCATGGCATTATCCCCGGAAAACACCCTGTCGATCCTGCACGACGCCAAGGCAAAAATCCATGCCGCGCTAACCATCTTTTCCACTCGAGTCTGA
- the aroE gene encoding shikimate dehydrogenase, translated as MTAPDNYAVFGHPISHSKSPRIHRLFAEQTAQNLSYVAEDVPADKFKASAEHFFQNGGKGLNCTVPLKELAWQYADCLTERARLGKAVNTLAKQSDGLILGDNTDGIGLVNDLTVNHHIELHASRILILGAGGATRGILAPILEHRPSQITIANRTLDKAETIVHEFADLGTLSSSDYPSLGHQLFDLIINATSASLSGQLPPLPPGLLAPNGCCYDLAYGNQPTAFVHWGIAQQARKSLDGLGMLVEQAAEAFYLWRGVRPETQEVIALLNEERGSPTPA; from the coding sequence ATGACAGCGCCTGATAACTATGCCGTTTTCGGCCATCCGATTAGCCATAGCAAATCCCCGCGCATTCACCGCCTGTTCGCCGAGCAGACGGCGCAAAACCTGAGCTATGTCGCCGAAGACGTACCGGCCGACAAATTCAAAGCCAGCGCGGAACATTTTTTCCAAAACGGCGGCAAAGGCTTGAACTGTACGGTGCCCTTAAAAGAGCTGGCATGGCAATATGCGGACTGCTTGACCGAGCGCGCCCGCCTGGGCAAAGCCGTCAACACGCTGGCAAAACAATCTGACGGCCTCATCCTTGGCGATAATACCGACGGTATCGGCTTGGTCAACGATCTGACCGTAAATCACCACATCGAACTGCACGCGAGCCGAATCCTGATTCTCGGCGCCGGCGGCGCTACCAGAGGCATTTTGGCGCCGATACTCGAACATCGGCCCAGCCAAATCACCATCGCCAATCGAACCCTCGACAAAGCCGAAACCATCGTCCACGAATTCGCTGATTTAGGTACATTGAGCAGCAGCGACTATCCCAGTCTCGGCCATCAACTGTTCGACTTGATCATCAACGCCACATCGGCCAGCCTCAGCGGCCAACTCCCCCCACTGCCGCCAGGCCTACTGGCGCCAAACGGTTGCTGCTACGACCTGGCCTACGGCAATCAACCCACGGCATTTGTACACTGGGGCATCGCGCAGCAGGCACGAAAGAGCTTGGACGGCTTGGGCATGCTTGTCGAACAGGCGGCCGAAGCATTTTATTTATGGCGTGGCGTTCGCCCGGAAACCCAGGAAGTGATCGCATTGCTCAACGAGGAGCGCGGCAGCCCGACCCCAGCTTGA